Genomic segment of Cronobacter dublinensis subsp. dublinensis LMG 23823:
CCGCAGGCAGCGTCGCCTTTTTCCGCAGCCCCTGGGCGGGCATGATGCGCAATGCGGGTATCGAAGTGGTGGAGGCGCTGAAAGTTAACCTGATGCGTGTGTTCCTACGCCGCATGGACCTGCGTCAGCACCGCAAAATGATCATGATCGACAACTATATTGCCTACACCGGCAGTATGAATATGGTCGACCCGCGCTATTTCAAACAGGACGCGGGCGTTGGTCAGTGGGTGGATCTGATGGCGCGCATGGAAGGCCCGGTCGCCACCGCGATGGGTATTGTGTACTCCTGTGACTGGGAGATTGAAACCGGCAAACGGCTGCTGCCGCCCGCGCCGGATGCCAATATCATGCCGTTTGAACAGGCGAGCGGACACACTATTCATACTATCGCCTCGGGTCCTGGTTTCCCGGAAGATCTGATTCACCAGGCGCTGTTAACCTCGGTGTATGCGGCGCGTGAATATTTGATTATGACCACGCCCTACTTCGTGCCGAGCGACGATCTGCTCCACGCCATCTGTACGGCGGCGCAGCGAGGCGTCGATGTAAGCATTATTCTGCCGCGTAAAAACGACTCTCTGCTGGTAGGCTGGGCAAGCCGTGCCTTCTTCAGCGAGCTGCTGGCGGCGGGCGTGAAAATTTACCAGTTCGAGGGCGGCCTGCTGCATACCAAAAGCGTGCTGGTGGACGGCGAGCTGAGCCTGGTCGGCACCGTCAATCTGGATATGCGCAGCCTGTGGCTTAACTTTGAAATTACGCTGGTTATCGACGACGCCGGATTCGGCGCCGATCTGGCCGAGGTGCAGGATGACTATATCTCCCGCTCGCGCCTGCTGGATGCGCGCCTTTGGGTGAAACGACCGTTCTGGCACCGCGTGGTGGAGCGACTGTTTTACTTCTTCAGCCCGTTGCTGTAAAACGTGCCCAACATCACTTACTGGGGTAGTCACGATGGAAATGGATCTGAATAACCGCCTGACGGAAGATGAAACACTCGACCAGGCCTATGACATTTTTCTGGAGCTGGCGCCGGACAATCTCGACCCGGCGGATATCATTCTGTTTAATTTACAGTTTGAAGAGCGCGGCGGCGCGGAGCTGTTCGACCCGTCTGAAGAGTGGCTGCAACACGTCGATTACGATTTAAACCCGGATTTCTTCTCCGAAGTGGTCATCGGCCTTGCCGAGGAAGACGGTGAAGAGATCACCGACGTGTTCGCCCGCGTGCTGCTGTGCCGCGAAAAAGATCACAAGCTGTGCCACATCCTGTGGCGTGAATAAACGCCCGCGGCGCGGCCTTCGCCGCGCTAGTTCTCACCCGCGATTTTCGTCCCACACGCCTGACAATATTTCGCCTGCGCGTCATGCGCGCTCCCGCATGACGGACAGCGTCGCGCCGCGTTGCGCTCCGCAAGCGCGCTGGTCATCTGCGCGGTAATTATGCCGGTCGGGATCGCAATCACCGAATAGCCGATAAGTATTAACAGCGACGCCACCGCGCGACCGCCCGCCGTATGCGGCGTGATATCGCCATACCCGACCGTCGTTACCGTCACCACGGCCCAGTAAACCGACGTGCCGAGCGTAGTAAAGCCGCTGGAAGCGCCTTCAATGCCATACATCAGTGCGCCAGCGATGATCATGACGATGGAAATAAACGCATAAAAGACGATGAGCTGGTGACGGGCGTTAACGATGGCCTGCCAGAGAATGCTTGCAGACGACATCATCCGCAACAGCTTGAGAATACGCAGTACGCGCACCGCGCGCAGCGTCCGCCAGATGAACAGATAGTTCATGCCGAGTTCAGGCCAGAGCCACAGCACATAGAGCGGCAACACCGTCGCCAGATCGATAATGCCCCAGAAGCTCAGCGCGTAGCGCGCCGGATTAGGCCAGACGGCGAGGCGCAGCAGATATTCCAGCGTAAAGACGAACGTAATGCCCATCTCCAGCCAGACGAAAATATGCCATTCCTCGTAGGTAAGGTGATACTGGGTGCCGATGCCAGATTCGATAAAAACGACGATGACGCTGAACAGCGCGAACAGGCCGCAGAGCGCCTCAAAGCGTCGGCCGCTACGCGTGCGTTGATCGAAAAGGAAATGGTAAGCGCGTTGACGAAACTCTGTTATCCCTGACACGTTGTCCTCGCAGAAAAAAGGGCTGGCACCTGCCAGCCCTTGCGATTATAACGGGTCCACCTTCAGGCAGGAAACCGCATGGCGGAAACTGCCTTCCAGCACCGGGCGCGTCTGGGCGCATTCCGGGCCCGCCATCGGGCAGCGGGTGCGGAACACACAGCCTGACGGCGGATTGATGGGCGACGGCAGCTCGCCTTCCAGCAGCTGGATCTTCTTGTTCTTTTCGAGATCCGGGTCCGGGATAGGAACCGCCGACATCAGCGCGCGGGTGTAAGGGTGCAGCGGGTTATGATAAACCTCATCATAGGTGCCAAGCTCCACCGCATGACCCAGATACATCACCAGTACGCGATCGGAGATGTGCTTCACTACCGCCAGATCGTGGGCGATGAAAATAAGCGACAGCCCCATCTCGCGCTGCAGTTTTTGCAGCAGGTTCACCACCTGAGCCTGAATAGACACGTCGAGCGCGGAAACCGGCTCATCGCAGATGATAAGCTTCGGCTCAAGAATAAGCGCGCGGGCGATACCGATACGCTGGCATTGGCCGCCGGAGAACTCATGCGGATAGCGGTTAACCAGGTTTGGCAGCAGCCCCACTTTCATCATCATCGCTTTGACGCGGTCACGCACTTCCTGGCGCGGCATTTTCGGATGATACGTCCGCAGGGGTTCGGCGATGATATCGCCAATGGTCATGCGCGGATTCAGTGAGGCCAGCGGATCCTGGAAAATCATCTGAATGTCGCTGCGCACATCGCGCCACTCTTCCTGCTTCATGCCCATCAGATCTTTGCCGAGCCACGCGACGCGGCCGCTGGTGGCTTTCACCAGACCGATGATGGCGCGCGCAAAGGTGGATTTGCCGCAGCCGGACTCGCCCACCACGCCGAGGGTTTCCCCTTCGTACAGGCGCAGCGTAACGCCATCAACCGCTTTTAACGTTTTGGACGGCTGCCAGAACCACTGTTTGCCGTCTTTGATGTCGAAATGCACCTTGAGATCGGCCACTTCGAGCAGCACTTTTCTGTCTTCAGCTACGGTGCTCATTTCAGTTCCTCCACCGGTTTAAAGCAGGCGCGCAGGCGGCCAGGAGCGAACTCCTCAAGCGGCGGCGCCGTGCTGCAAATCTCCATCGCGTGCGGGCAGCGCGGCTGGAACGGACAGCCTTTCGGCAGACGCAGCAGGTTCGGCGGGTTGCCAGGAATGGTGAGCAGCGACTCTCCTTCGGCGTCAAGGCGCGGTACGGCGTTCAGCAGACCGATAGAATACGGGTGCGCCGGATCGTAGAACACGTCGCGCGCGGCGCCATATTCCATGGTACGGCCCGCATACATCACCAGCACTTTATTACAGATGCCCGCGACCACGCCGAGGTCGTGGGTGATCATAATGATGGCGGTGTTGAATTCGCGTTTAAGCTCGTTCAGCAGCGTCATGATCTGTGCCTGGACGGTTACGTCGAGCGCGGTAGTCGGTTCATCAGCGATGAGCAATTTAGGACGGCACAGCAGCGCCATCGCAATCATTACACGCTGGCGCATACCGCCGGAAAACTCATGCGGATACATGCGCATGCGCTTGCGCGCTTCCGGCATTTTCACCGCATCTAACATGCGGACCGACTCTTCGAACGCTTCGCCTTTGCTCATGCCTTTATGCAGCATCAGCACTTCCATCAGCTGTTCGCCGACGCGCATATACGGGTTCAGCGAGGTCATCGGATCCTGGAAAATCATCGAAATCTGCTCGGCGCGCAGGCGGTTAAGCTCGCGCTCCGGCAGGTTGAGGATTTCACGGCCGTTGAATTTCGCCGAGCCGCCGATGCGGCCGTTGGCGGCGAGCAGGCCCATCAGCGCAAACGCGGTCTGGGATTTGCCGGAGCCGGATTCACCGACGATACCGAGCGTCTCACCGGCGCGCAGGCTGAAATTCAGATCGTTAACCGCAGTTACGTCGCCGTCAGGCGTTTCGAAGGTAACGCGCAGATCTTTAACGTCCAGCAGCGCCGCTTGTGACGCCGCGGTAGTGCTCTGCGGCGCAGAGAGTTCAATGGTGCTCATGGCGGTACTCCTTAACGATCTTTCGGGTCGAGGGCATCACGCAGGCCATCGCCGATAAAGTTAAAACAAAACAGGGTGACCACCAGGAAACCCGCCGGGAAGAGCAGCAGCCAGGGCGACACTTCCATTGAGTTGGCGCCATCGCTCAGCAGCGCGCCCCAGGAGCTGAGCGGCTCCTGCGTACCGAGGCCGAGGAAGCTTAAGAACGATTCGAAGAGGATCATGCTGGGCACCAGCAGCGAGGCGTAAACCACCACCACGCCCAGTACGTTCGGCACGATATGACGCACGACAATATTAGCCGTCGAGACGCCGCCCACCTGGGCTGC
This window contains:
- the cls gene encoding cardiolipin synthase → MTTFYTVVSWLVILGYWLLIAGVTLRILMKRRAVPSAMAWLLVIYILPLVGIIAYLSVGELHLGKRRAERARAMWPSTAKWLSDLKACKHIFAEENSAVASALFQLCERRQGIAGVKGNQLQLLTTSDDVMQALIRDIQLARHNIEMVFYIWQPGGMADQVAESLMAAARRGVHCRLMLDSAGSVAFFRSPWAGMMRNAGIEVVEALKVNLMRVFLRRMDLRQHRKMIMIDNYIAYTGSMNMVDPRYFKQDAGVGQWVDLMARMEGPVATAMGIVYSCDWEIETGKRLLPPAPDANIMPFEQASGHTIHTIASGPGFPEDLIHQALLTSVYAAREYLIMTTPYFVPSDDLLHAICTAAQRGVDVSIILPRKNDSLLVGWASRAFFSELLAAGVKIYQFEGGLLHTKSVLVDGELSLVGTVNLDMRSLWLNFEITLVIDDAGFGADLAEVQDDYISRSRLLDARLWVKRPFWHRVVERLFYFFSPLL
- the oppF gene encoding murein tripeptide/oligopeptide ABC transporter ATP binding protein OppF, whose translation is MSTVAEDRKVLLEVADLKVHFDIKDGKQWFWQPSKTLKAVDGVTLRLYEGETLGVVGESGCGKSTFARAIIGLVKATSGRVAWLGKDLMGMKQEEWRDVRSDIQMIFQDPLASLNPRMTIGDIIAEPLRTYHPKMPRQEVRDRVKAMMMKVGLLPNLVNRYPHEFSGGQCQRIGIARALILEPKLIICDEPVSALDVSIQAQVVNLLQKLQREMGLSLIFIAHDLAVVKHISDRVLVMYLGHAVELGTYDEVYHNPLHPYTRALMSAVPIPDPDLEKNKKIQLLEGELPSPINPPSGCVFRTRCPMAGPECAQTRPVLEGSFRHAVSCLKVDPL
- a CDS encoding ion transporter, coding for MSGITEFRQRAYHFLFDQRTRSGRRFEALCGLFALFSVIVVFIESGIGTQYHLTYEEWHIFVWLEMGITFVFTLEYLLRLAVWPNPARYALSFWGIIDLATVLPLYVLWLWPELGMNYLFIWRTLRAVRVLRILKLLRMMSSASILWQAIVNARHQLIVFYAFISIVMIIAGALMYGIEGASSGFTTLGTSVYWAVVTVTTVGYGDITPHTAGGRAVASLLILIGYSVIAIPTGIITAQMTSALAERNAARRCPSCGSAHDAQAKYCQACGTKIAGEN
- a CDS encoding HI1450 family dsDNA-mimic protein, producing MEMDLNNRLTEDETLDQAYDIFLELAPDNLDPADIILFNLQFEERGGAELFDPSEEWLQHVDYDLNPDFFSEVVIGLAEEDGEEITDVFARVLLCREKDHKLCHILWRE
- the oppD gene encoding ABC transporter ATP-binding protein, translated to MSTIELSAPQSTTAASQAALLDVKDLRVTFETPDGDVTAVNDLNFSLRAGETLGIVGESGSGKSQTAFALMGLLAANGRIGGSAKFNGREILNLPERELNRLRAEQISMIFQDPMTSLNPYMRVGEQLMEVLMLHKGMSKGEAFEESVRMLDAVKMPEARKRMRMYPHEFSGGMRQRVMIAMALLCRPKLLIADEPTTALDVTVQAQIMTLLNELKREFNTAIIMITHDLGVVAGICNKVLVMYAGRTMEYGAARDVFYDPAHPYSIGLLNAVPRLDAEGESLLTIPGNPPNLLRLPKGCPFQPRCPHAMEICSTAPPLEEFAPGRLRACFKPVEELK